The following are from one region of the Nicotiana tomentosiformis chromosome 7, ASM39032v3, whole genome shotgun sequence genome:
- the LOC104111688 gene encoding probable beta-1,3-galactosyltransferase 14: protein MPSSPKSFNAWPSSSPLNSRRSTVLILCSLIGLAGFVFGFIAISRQGLGHKCKYAEPRSVSVVWDKSSSKASGATGKDTGLLDEGQKRHKVMGFVGIQTGFGSTGRRRSLRQTWFPSDHQGLQRLEEATGLAFRFIIGRTSDKSKMAELKKEIAEYDDFLLLDIEEEYSKLPYKTIAFFKAAYALYDSEFYVKADDDIYLRPDRLSLLLVKERSHSQTYLGCMKKGPVFTDPKLKWYEPLGYMLGKEYFLHAYGPIYALSADVVMSLVALRNNSFRMFSNEDVTIGSWMLAMNVNHEDNRQLCEPECTPSSIAVWDIPKCSGLCNPEKKMLELHAKDMCSKSPTLPSDEDD from the exons ATGCCTTCATCTCCTAAATCATTCAATGCTTGGCCATCTTCCTCTCCCCTTAACTCCCGTAGATCGACGGTCCTGATCCTTTGTTCTCTTATCGGTCTAGCTGGCTTTGTATTCGGTTTCATTGCAATTTCGAGGCAAGGTTTGGGGCACAAATGTAAATATGCTGAACCTCGATCTGTTTCTGTTGTGTGGGATAAAAGTTCCAGTAAAGCTAGTGGAGCTACGGGAAAAGATACGGGGCTTTTAGATGAAGGGCAAAAGAGGCATAAAGTTATGGGCTTTGTTGGGATCCAAACCGGGTTCGGATCCACTGGCCGTCGCCGGTCTTTGCGGCAGACTTGGTTCCCCTCTGATCATCAAGGCCTTCAAAG GTTAGAAGAAGCCACTGGCTTGGCTTTTAGATTTATAATTGGTAGAACAAGTGATAAATCCAAAATGGCAGAGCTTAAGAAAGAGATAGCGGAATATGATGATTTTTTACTATTAGACATTGAAGAGGAGTACAGTAAGCTCCCATACAAAAC CATAGCTTTTTTCAAAGCTGCCTATGCGCTTTATGATTCTGAGTTTTATGTTAAAGCAGATGACGACATATATTTGCGGCCAG ATCGCCTTTCACTTCTTTTGGTCAAAGAGCGTTCTCACTCACAAACATACCTTGGATGCATGAAAAAGGGCCCAGTTTTCACGGACCCCAAGCTCAAATG GTATGAACCACTTGGATATATGCTTGGAAAGGAGTATTTTCTCCATGCGTATGGTCCTATTTATGCTCTTTCTGCTGATGTTGTTATGAGTTTGGTTGCCCTCAGGAATAACAG TTTCCGAATGTTTAGCAATGAGGATGTTACTATTGGTTCCTGGATGCTTGCGATGAATGTCAATCATGAGGATAATCGACAACTATGTGAACCAGAGTGTACCCCTTCATCCATTGCTGTGTGGGATATTCCCAAATGTTCAG GTCTGTGTAACCCTGAGAAGAAAATGTTGGAACTTCATGCAAAAGACATGTGCTCAAAGAGTCCCACTCTGCCATCAGATGAGGATGATTAG